The following is a genomic window from Lactococcus carnosus.
GATGTAAGACTCTTACAGTAAAAAAACATATAGCTGATAGTATTTACCTTTGTGGTATTAAAGTTTGATAAATCAAGTTTTGTTAATGCATAACAATCATAAAACATCTTCGACATATCGGTTACTTCCGATGTATCAAGATTTGTCAACCCATCAATCTCAGTTAAGTTGTTTAAGTCCTCAAATAAACTCCTAGAATTTTTAGGTGCTTTGGTTGCACCTGTAAAAACAATCTTCTTAATTTGTTTTTTATCTATTTTTTTATCATCATCACGATTCCATGGGGAATCCTTAGTTTCATCAAGTTGTCCTGATGCGATCGTTAAGACCCCTGAATCCGTGTCAAAAACCCAGTTTGCGTCTCCCCAAACGAGTGGTTTGGTTTCTGCGACATAGGTCCCTGATTTTAAGTCGTTTGTGCCATAGTTAGCGACGAAGTCAGCTGGCTTATAAGAAACAGCAGTATTATCTTTGTTAGTCCAGTTGCCAGTCACATACTTGCCTTCACGTAGTGCATCTGATGGGTAGGCTAGTGTTAGCTCAGAGTCTGTTCCGAGAAAATGAAACTTATCGCCCAAAGTTAAGCTAGTAAGTGTTGTGTCACCAAACATGTCTCGCATCGTTGTCACTTCGGATGTGTCAAAACTTGACAAGTCTAAAGTTTTAAGAGATGAACACCCGTTAAACATCCCCCCAAAATTGGTTAGGCTAGTTGTATCAAAGCTTGATACGTTTAAGTTAGTTAAACTTGTACACCCTGAGAACATAGCAACTGTTGTCCTGACTTTTGAGGTGTTAAATGATGACAAGTCTAGGCTAGTTAGCGCAACAGTTCTCGCAAACATTCCCGCCATATCTGTCACATTTGAGGTATCCAGTTTATCTAACCCAACAAATTCTGTTAGTGATGTTAGCCCACGGAACATGTTGCTAGAGTCACTAGGCGCTTGAGCATTACCTACAAATATAATTTTTTTTATGCCATCGGCTTTTATTGCTTTGTCATCAGCTCGAACCCATGGAGAATTGCCCTCATTAAGCTTTCCTGCTCCGATCACTAAAATACCTGAATCTGTATCAAAAGCCCATGGGGCATCACCCCAAACAAGCGTTTCAGTTTTTAAAATTTCAGCGTTTAAGTTTTCAGCGTTGACTGCTTCAAAGTTTACTTGTTTAGTTGCTGAGGATTTCGTTTCTTTTTTATTAACAATTTTTGTATCATTGTTTGATGCAGCCGTGATAGCGGGGGCATCCTTGATAATAGTGCCTGCCTGTACGATACTCGTTAATGGTGTTCCTGTTGACAAAAGTGTCAGAGAAAACAAGGTAAATAATTTATTTTGCTTCATGTGTTCATCTCCCTTTTCTAATACAGGCGTAATCAGTGTTCCTAATCTTGATTAATGACACCTGCCTGTACAATAAGTGTTAGTGGTCTTTCTATTGACAAAAGTATCAGAGAACATAGGTGGAACCAATTATTTTTAGTTCTTGGTTTAAACTACCTTTTGTCCTGATACAGACAATCAGTGTTAACCCTCCTTACTTTATTAAATATTGGTACAATGTAATTATACCGATGTGTTATTTAAAAGTCAACAATTAAATGAAATTATTTTTTTATTTAATAATTAAAACCGATCATTTTAATTTAAACTAAACTGTTTCTTATTTAAAGATAAAAAAATAAGATACAGGTAGTAATGTATCTTATTTTGATGCTATATTAAGGTTTTGTCAATTCTGCAGTGGAAAATCACTAAGATAAGTTAAATTGACGGATAAAAATTGCCTTCGAATAGCTTTGTCAACAAATACCATGACGTATGCCATCATTTAGAGGATTTAATTTCAGCGATATATGTGCCAGATTTCAGGTCGCCTTTACCATAATTGGCAGTAAAATCTTTAGGACTATAGGCTTTAGAGTTGCCATCTTGTCTAATCCAGTTTCCAGTTAACGCATCCCCTTCATTTAGTGCACTAGGAGCAGATAAATCAAGATCGTAACCTATAAACTTAGCTCCTAATGTTAAACTAGAAAGACTTGTATCGCTAAACATACCTTGCATCGTGGTTACATTTGACGTGTTAAAACTCGATAAGTCTAAACTTTTGAGTGATGCACACCCTTTAAACATGCGTCCCATATTAGTTAGGCTTAATGTATTCAGCTCTAACAAATTTAAGGTCGTTAACGCTTTACATTGGTTGAACATATCAACTGTTGAGTTTACTTTTGAGACATTCAGTTTAGATAGGTCTAAACTAGTTAGCGAAGTACATAACTCAAACATGGCTGACATCTCTGTTACATCTGAGGTATCAAGCTTCTCTAAGCCCACAATTTCTGTCAGTGATTTTAGATTACGAAATAAAGCTCTACAGTCATCAGGTGCCTTAGTGGTATCCGTGAAGATAATTTTTTTGATCTGATTGCCGTCTATTTTTTTATCGTCAGTCCGATTCCATGGAGAGGTCTTATATGTATCAAGCTGTCCTGCACCGATTGTCAAAATGCCTGACTCTCTAGCAAAGGTCCATGTGGCATCTCCCCATTCAGCATGCTCGGTTTCAGTAATATACGTACCAGATTTCAGGTCTCCTTTACCATAATTGATCATAAAGTCTTCAGAGTTATAGGCTTTAGAGTTGCCATCTTGTCTAATCCAGTTACGAGTTAGTGGTGTCCCATCTGGCAGCGTAGTGGGTATAGATAGTCCACAGTCTGTTCCAATAAACGCAAATTTTTCTCCTAGTGTCATACTGAAGAGTGGCACATTAGTAAACATATTTGTCATTGTTTTGGCTTCTTTAGTATCAAATGCCGATAAATCTAAACTTGTGAGTGCCAAACAATTTTCAAACATGCCAGACATCGTCCTCGCATTTGATGTATCAAGCTTCTCTAGTCCAACGATTTCTGTTAAGGCGCTTAAGTTATTAAATAATGATGCACTATTTGCTGGTGCTTTAACAGCTCCTGTAAATACAATCTTCTTGATTTTATTGGCATCTATACCACGCCCATCTTGACGTTCCCATGGTGACATCTTAGCATTTTCATCTAGTGTCCCCGACTTAAATGTTAGTGTACCTG
Proteins encoded in this region:
- a CDS encoding BspA family leucine-rich repeat surface protein → MKQNKLFTLFSLTLLSGAPLTSIVQADIIKQDSSVITAVSNKDTKNSTKIEAKSSVTDTWGNTPWTFDADSGIVTITSGQLGTYKTSPWNRTDDKKIDGNQIKKIIFTGTTKAPDDCRALFRNLKSLTEIVGLEKLDTSDVTEMSAMFELCISLTSLDLSKLNVSKLNSTVDMFNQCKALTTLNLLELNTSSLTNMGRMFKGCTSLKSLDFSSFNTSNVTTMQGMFSDTSLTSITLGDKSKFRGTDCKLALFAPDAQNEGRYETGKVMKQGEPQNAFSPLDFFKGYGKISSLTPGTYVAETLPLSWGDAAWSFDDRTGTLTFKSGTLDENAKMSPWERQDGRGIDANKIKKIVFTGAVKAPANSASLFNNLSALTEIVGLEKLDTSNARTMSGMFENCLALTSLDLSAFDTKEAKTMTNMFTNVPLFSMTLGEKFAFIGTDCGLSIPTTLPDGTPLTRNWIRQDGNSKAYNSEDFMINYGKGDLKSGTYITETEHAEWGDATWTFARESGILTIGAGQLDTYKTSPWNRTDDKKIDGNQIKKIIFTDTTKAPDDCRALFRNLKSLTEIVGLEKLDTSDVTEMSAMFELCTSLTSLDLSKLNVSKVNSTVDMFNQCKALTTLNLLELNTLSLTNMGRMFKGCASLKSLDLSSFNTSNVTTMQGMFSDTSLSSLTLGAKFIGYDLDLSAPSALNEGDALTGNWIRQDGNSKAYSPKDFTANYGKGDLKSGTYIAEIKSSK